One genomic region from Quercus robur chromosome 4, dhQueRobu3.1, whole genome shotgun sequence encodes:
- the LOC126720939 gene encoding uncharacterized protein LOC126720939 isoform X1 — protein sequence MSSWLEEAEMEYRADVDDAWYSVRVVAEENGDVLRVKFCGFSEECDKVLRGSELKSKRDIHNLSERFRPISVQVQDSDCSKVSVGDIVCASFAFREDDVRFYDALVDGVENHAHARKEGGEEECLCNFFLIWMHGPNAENLSSTTIENICQVQSCKQIDPKLDCFLKRAGERFVMTSDPDLISKGDSSPNVKLKRSFPQFANQDTRCAKRSVSKICSSEAERIGSHSDSSILDMDFGGGGNEYVILLENLDKGSSPSMIAEFIQRATSVSPEVYIFPNISSEKSTRGVLSLDSKKEFQKLIDFLDSPKHIIMSSGGRPWVIVEKMTRHNPLRASTGIQSQRTLQNMSFGSSKGIKVVHVGTEEHKMAKLLKDLYVEFFNHQKRLREKLDLDVENILLLHQAL from the exons ATGTCGTCGTGGTTGGAGGAGGCGGAGATGGAGTACAGAGCGGACGTGGACGACGCGTGGTACAGCGTGAGGGTGGTGGCGGAGGAAAACGGCGACGTATTGAGGGTGAAGTTCTGTGGGTTCTCGGAGGAGTGCGACAAGGTTCTGAGAGGAAGCGAGTTGAAGAGCAAGAGAGACATTCACAACTTGAGCGAGCGCTTCAGACCCATTTCCGTACAGGTCCAAGACTCTGATTGCTCTAAAGTCTCCGTAGGCGACATCGTTTGCGCCTCCTTTGCTTTCCGTGAAGACGATGTTCGCTTCTATGATGCTCTCGTTGATggg GTTGAAAATCATGCGCATGCTCgtaaagaaggaggagaagaagagtgcTTATGTAACTTTTTCCTCATATGGATGCATGGTCCAAATGCTGAAAACTTGTCTTCTACTACTATTGAAAACATTTGTCAAGTCCAGTCATGTAAACAAATAGATCCCAAGTTGGATTGTTTTCTTAAAAGAGCTGGGGAGAGATTTGTAATGACATCTGACCCTGATTTGATTTCTAAAGGAGACAGTAGCCCAAACGTCAAGCTCAAGCGAAGTTTTCCTCAATTTGCCAACCAG GACACAAGGTGTGCCAAGCGGTCTGTGAGTAAAATCTGCTCATCTGAAG CAGAGAGGATTGGCAGTCATTCAGATAGTAGTATACTGGATATGGATTTTGGGGGTGGTGGAAATGAGTATGTGATACTACTTGAGAATCTGGATAAAGGATCGTCTCCCTCAATGATTGCAGAGTTCATACAAAGAGCAACTTCTGTATCACCTGAAGTTTACATTTTCCCAAATATTTCTTCAGAGAAATCAACACGGGGAGTGCTTTCATTGGATAGTAAAAAGGAATTTCAAAAGTTAATTGATTTCCTGGATAGTCCCAAGCACATCATCATGTCGTCAGGGGGAAG GCCATGGGTGATAGTTGAGAAAATGACAAGGCATAATCCACTGAGAGCTTCGACTGGGATCCAATCTCAG AGAACATTACAGAATATGAGCTTTGGAAGTAGCAAAGGAATAAAGGTTGTCCATGTTGGAACTGAAGAACACAAGATGGCTAAGCTGCTAAAGGATTTATATGTGgaattttttaatcatcaaaaGCGACTGCGTGAGAAGCTAGATTTGGATGTTGAAAATATCTTACTGCTACATCAAGCATTGTAA
- the LOC126720941 gene encoding indole-3-glycerol phosphate synthase, chloroplastic-like, with product MEALVSLRATVPSLTHRPNKLSVRKSISMDLPTRNSVSVTSSSFSIRAQQIESKDGSATVAPVPVPEEALKVKEWEVGMFHNEVAASQGIRIRRRPPTGPPLHYVGPFEFRLQNEGNTPRNILEEIIWHKDTEVARLRERRPLLALKKELENAPPPRDFIGALREANLRTGLPGLIAEVKKASPSRGILREDFNPVEIAQSYERGGAACLSVLTDEKFFKGSFENLELIRNAGVKCPLLCKEFVVDAWQIYNARAKGADAILLIAAVLPDLDIKYMTKICKILGLATLVEVHNEREIDRVLEIEGIELIGINNRNLETFEVDISITKRLIEGERGQRIRDKGIMVVGESGLFTPDDIAFVQEAGVRAVLVGESIVKQSDPGKGIAGLFGKDISLSPN from the exons ATGGAGGCTTTGGTTTCTCTGAGAGCAACGGTTCCTTCTCTAACTCACAGACCCAACAAATTATCCGTGAGAAAGTCCATTTCAATGGACTTGCCTACAAGAAATTCGGTTTCTGttacttcttcttccttctccatTAGAGCTCAGCag ATAGAGTCCAAGGATGGTTCTGCTACAGTTGCACCAGTACCTGTACCTGAAGAAGCTCTTAAAGTCAAGGAGTGGGAAGTGGGGATGTTCCACAATGAAGTAGCTGCTAGTCAGGGTATAAGGATTAGGAGGAGGCCACCAACTGGACCCCCTTTGCACTATGTGGGACCTTTCGAGTTTCGGTTGCAGAATGAGGGCAATACTCCTCGCAACATTTTGGAAGAAATCATTTGGCACAAGGACACGGAAGTCGCAAGA TTAAGAGAGAGAAGGCCTCTCTTAGCACTGAAGAAAGAACTTGAGAATGCTCCTCCTCCTAGAGACTTTATTGGAGCTCTTAGGGAAGCAAATCTACGAACTGGACTGCCTGGATTGATTGCTGAAGTGAAAAAGGCTTCTCCAAGCAGAGGAATTCTAAGAGAGGACTTTAATCCA GTTGAAATTGCCCAATCTTATGAGCGAGGTGGAGCAGCATGTCTGAGTGTTTTGACagatgaaaagttttttaag GGAAGCTTTGAAAATCTGGAGTTGATAAGGAATGCTGGAGTAAAG TGCCCTCTATTGTGCAAAGAATTTGTTGTAGATGCATGGCAGATCTACAATGCTCGAGCAAAAGGCGCAGATGCCATCCTTTTAATTGCTGCTGTTTTGCCAGATCTTGATATCAAATACATGACTAAGATTTGCAAGATACTTGGTTTGGCAACACTTGTTGAG GTGCACAATGAGAGAGAAATTGATCGTGTTCTTGAAATTGAAGGAATTGAGCTTATTGGCATCAACAACCGGAATCTCG AAACTTTTGAGGTTGATATAAGTATTACAAAGAGGCTTATTGAAGGAGAGCGTGGTCAAAGGATCCGTGACAAAGGCATAATG GTAGTTGGGGAATCTGGATTGTTTACTCCGGATGATATCGCTTTTGTACAAGAAGCTGGTGTTAGAGCa GTTTTGGTTGGAGAGTCAATCGTTAAACAAAGTGACCCTGGGAAGGGAATAGCTGGACTTTTTGGCAAAGATATTTCTTTGAGTCCAAATTAG
- the LOC126720939 gene encoding uncharacterized protein LOC126720939 isoform X2, which translates to MSSWLEEAEMEYRADVDDAWYSVRVVAEENGDVLRVKFCGFSEECDKVLRGSELKSKRDIHNLSERFRPISVQVQDSDCSKVSVGDIVCASFAFREDDVRFYDALVDGVENHAHARKEGGEEECLCNFFLIWMHGPNAENLSSTTIENICQVQSCKQIDPKLDCFLKRAGERFVMTSDPDLISKGDSSPNVKLKRSFPQFANQDTRCAKRSVSKICSSEERIGSHSDSSILDMDFGGGGNEYVILLENLDKGSSPSMIAEFIQRATSVSPEVYIFPNISSEKSTRGVLSLDSKKEFQKLIDFLDSPKHIIMSSGGRPWVIVEKMTRHNPLRASTGIQSQRTLQNMSFGSSKGIKVVHVGTEEHKMAKLLKDLYVEFFNHQKRLREKLDLDVENILLLHQAL; encoded by the exons ATGTCGTCGTGGTTGGAGGAGGCGGAGATGGAGTACAGAGCGGACGTGGACGACGCGTGGTACAGCGTGAGGGTGGTGGCGGAGGAAAACGGCGACGTATTGAGGGTGAAGTTCTGTGGGTTCTCGGAGGAGTGCGACAAGGTTCTGAGAGGAAGCGAGTTGAAGAGCAAGAGAGACATTCACAACTTGAGCGAGCGCTTCAGACCCATTTCCGTACAGGTCCAAGACTCTGATTGCTCTAAAGTCTCCGTAGGCGACATCGTTTGCGCCTCCTTTGCTTTCCGTGAAGACGATGTTCGCTTCTATGATGCTCTCGTTGATggg GTTGAAAATCATGCGCATGCTCgtaaagaaggaggagaagaagagtgcTTATGTAACTTTTTCCTCATATGGATGCATGGTCCAAATGCTGAAAACTTGTCTTCTACTACTATTGAAAACATTTGTCAAGTCCAGTCATGTAAACAAATAGATCCCAAGTTGGATTGTTTTCTTAAAAGAGCTGGGGAGAGATTTGTAATGACATCTGACCCTGATTTGATTTCTAAAGGAGACAGTAGCCCAAACGTCAAGCTCAAGCGAAGTTTTCCTCAATTTGCCAACCAG GACACAAGGTGTGCCAAGCGGTCTGTGAGTAAAATCTGCTCATCTGAAG AGAGGATTGGCAGTCATTCAGATAGTAGTATACTGGATATGGATTTTGGGGGTGGTGGAAATGAGTATGTGATACTACTTGAGAATCTGGATAAAGGATCGTCTCCCTCAATGATTGCAGAGTTCATACAAAGAGCAACTTCTGTATCACCTGAAGTTTACATTTTCCCAAATATTTCTTCAGAGAAATCAACACGGGGAGTGCTTTCATTGGATAGTAAAAAGGAATTTCAAAAGTTAATTGATTTCCTGGATAGTCCCAAGCACATCATCATGTCGTCAGGGGGAAG GCCATGGGTGATAGTTGAGAAAATGACAAGGCATAATCCACTGAGAGCTTCGACTGGGATCCAATCTCAG AGAACATTACAGAATATGAGCTTTGGAAGTAGCAAAGGAATAAAGGTTGTCCATGTTGGAACTGAAGAACACAAGATGGCTAAGCTGCTAAAGGATTTATATGTGgaattttttaatcatcaaaaGCGACTGCGTGAGAAGCTAGATTTGGATGTTGAAAATATCTTACTGCTACATCAAGCATTGTAA